Proteins encoded by one window of Shewanella avicenniae:
- a CDS encoding major capsid protein translates to MGSKAPFVVDSKLTAIAIGYRNAQFIADMVAPRFDVPSEQFKWTEFDTKDVFTIPNTFVGRKGVPNTVEFSATEKDGSVNDYGLSDVIPQSDIIKARDNPSFDPEGRATVKLTELVALDREKRVASLVMNASTYNHSELITGTDKWTDPASKPIDQITDALNTPMVTPNIMVMGRAEALALRKNPQIIRAYHGNTGEDGLVPLSFIRELFELDEIIVGASRYNTANKGQAMNISNLWSGGVSLIYRKQAAQLTDDVTFMLTPSWQGRIAYRKVIEPGELGIRGGVKITVGDSTNELVIASEAGYFLEGVV, encoded by the coding sequence ATGGGTTCTAAAGCTCCTTTTGTAGTCGACTCGAAGCTAACAGCTATCGCTATCGGCTACCGCAACGCGCAATTCATCGCTGATATGGTTGCGCCGCGCTTCGACGTTCCAAGCGAACAATTCAAATGGACAGAATTCGATACTAAAGACGTTTTCACCATTCCAAACACTTTTGTTGGCCGTAAAGGTGTACCAAACACCGTTGAATTCAGCGCCACAGAAAAAGATGGCTCAGTCAACGACTACGGTTTGAGCGACGTTATCCCGCAATCAGACATCATCAAAGCGCGTGACAACCCATCATTCGACCCAGAGGGCCGCGCAACCGTCAAACTGACCGAATTAGTAGCCCTAGACCGCGAGAAGCGTGTCGCTAGTTTGGTCATGAACGCCTCAACCTATAACCATAGCGAGTTGATCACCGGCACCGATAAATGGACAGATCCAGCATCCAAGCCAATCGACCAAATCACCGATGCGCTAAACACACCAATGGTGACACCAAACATAATGGTTATGGGCCGCGCCGAGGCTTTGGCTCTTCGTAAGAACCCGCAAATTATCCGCGCATACCACGGCAACACCGGCGAGGACGGGCTAGTGCCATTAAGTTTTATCCGCGAGCTATTCGAGCTAGACGAAATCATCGTGGGTGCCAGTCGCTACAACACCGCAAACAAAGGCCAAGCAATGAATATCAGTAACCTTTGGTCGGGTGGAGTCTCGCTCATTTACCGCAAGCAGGCAGCGCAATTGACCGACGACGTAACCTTCATGCTGACCCCATCATGGCAGGGCCGCATCGCCTACCGCAAGGTGATAGAGCCTGGTGAATTGGGTATTCGTGGCGGCGTCAAAATTACCGTTGGCGATTCAACCAACGAATTAGTAATCGCCAGCGAGGCCGGTTACTTCCTAGAGGGCGTCGTGTAA
- a CDS encoding capsid cement protein: MRNEGLVKTFVASGAIPRYRIVALAAGDNQVALATSAADPLIGVSQEPQDIADGERIDVTFSGIVEVEASGVLAKGAWITADANGRAVVAGDGAERIGRLLDAANVLGDIVSLEIIKN; encoded by the coding sequence ATGAGAAACGAAGGCTTAGTAAAAACCTTTGTCGCATCAGGTGCGATCCCACGTTACCGGATTGTCGCCTTGGCCGCAGGCGATAACCAAGTCGCACTGGCTACCAGTGCAGCAGACCCATTAATCGGCGTAAGCCAAGAACCGCAAGACATAGCTGACGGCGAGCGTATCGACGTTACCTTTTCCGGCATCGTTGAAGTCGAAGCCAGCGGCGTCCTAGCCAAAGGAGCATGGATTACCGCCGACGCTAACGGCCGCGCAGTTGTCGCCGGTGATGGAGCCGAGCGCATCGGCCGCTTACTAGACGCCGCAAACGTACTTGGCGACATCGTATCGCTAGAAATCATCAAAAACTAA
- the ssb gene encoding single-stranded DNA-binding protein — protein MASRGINKVILVGNLGRDPEVKYTSNGNAVTNITLATSETWKDQHGQQQERTEWHRVVFFGKLAEIAGEYLRKGSQVYIEGKLQTRKWQDQNGQDRYTTEVVVDINGTMQMLGSRGDSSGNQQSGQHNRQRTGYQDPALQPQYTQHAPQPKYVSQQQASDIPNMQARNQPPAGWNNANSEDYWDDIPF, from the coding sequence ATGGCATCAAGAGGCATTAACAAAGTCATTTTAGTTGGCAATTTAGGGCGAGACCCCGAAGTAAAATACACATCAAACGGAAACGCCGTTACCAACATCACACTGGCAACCAGCGAAACATGGAAAGACCAGCACGGCCAACAGCAAGAGCGCACCGAATGGCACCGCGTTGTGTTTTTTGGAAAGCTCGCTGAAATCGCCGGTGAGTACCTACGCAAAGGCTCGCAAGTTTACATCGAGGGCAAGCTGCAAACTCGCAAATGGCAAGACCAAAACGGCCAAGACCGTTATACAACTGAGGTCGTTGTCGACATAAACGGCACCATGCAAATGCTCGGTAGCCGAGGGGATAGCAGTGGCAACCAACAATCGGGACAACACAACCGGCAACGCACCGGCTACCAAGATCCAGCACTGCAACCGCAGTACACACAACACGCCCCGCAGCCCAAGTATGTGAGCCAGCAACAGGCTTCTGATATTCCAAACATGCAAGCGCGTAACCAACCACCGGCAGGTTGGAACAACGCAAATTCTGAAGATTATTGGGACGATATACCCTTTTAA